In Enterobacter cloacae, the following are encoded in one genomic region:
- the rnfD gene encoding electron transport complex subunit D has translation MVFRIASSPYTHNQRQTSRIMMLVCLAALPGIAVQCWFFGWGTLFQLVLGCASALTAEALVLKLRKMDVSRILSDNSALLTGLLLAISIPPFAPWWMVVLGTVFAVIIAKQLYGGLGHNPFNPAMIGYVVLLISFPVQMTSWLPPHEIAATVPGFMDALQMIFTSHTASGADMNTLRMGVDGISQATPLDTFKTSLHAGHSVEQIMKSAIYSGVLAGAGWQWVNLAYLLGGVFLLQQKAIRWHIPVSFLVTLAVCSTLGWVFSPESLASPQMHLLSGATMLGAFFILTDPVTASTTNRGRLIFGALAGLLVWLIRSFGGYPDGVAFAVLLANITVPLIDYYTRPRVYGHR, from the coding sequence ATGGTTTTCAGAATCGCAAGTTCCCCCTACACCCATAACCAGCGTCAGACGTCCCGGATTATGATGCTGGTCTGTCTGGCCGCACTGCCGGGCATCGCCGTACAGTGCTGGTTTTTCGGCTGGGGAACCCTTTTCCAGTTAGTCCTGGGTTGCGCCAGTGCGTTAACGGCTGAAGCGCTGGTGCTGAAGCTGCGTAAGATGGATGTCTCCCGTATTCTGAGCGACAACTCCGCGCTGTTAACCGGCCTGCTACTGGCTATCAGTATTCCACCGTTTGCTCCGTGGTGGATGGTGGTTCTCGGTACCGTGTTCGCAGTGATCATTGCCAAACAACTCTATGGCGGGCTGGGCCATAACCCGTTTAACCCGGCGATGATCGGTTACGTGGTTCTGCTGATCTCCTTCCCGGTACAGATGACCAGCTGGTTGCCGCCGCACGAAATAGCAGCCACAGTGCCAGGTTTTATGGATGCCCTGCAGATGATCTTTACCAGCCATACGGCATCCGGTGCCGATATGAACACGCTGCGTATGGGTGTGGACGGTATCAGCCAGGCCACCCCACTTGATACCTTTAAAACCTCCCTGCATGCCGGGCACAGCGTTGAGCAGATCATGAAATCGGCGATTTACAGCGGTGTGCTGGCAGGTGCTGGCTGGCAGTGGGTCAACCTGGCGTATCTGCTGGGTGGCGTGTTCCTGTTGCAACAAAAAGCGATTCGCTGGCATATTCCGGTCAGTTTCCTTGTGACGCTGGCAGTCTGTTCCACGCTGGGCTGGGTGTTTTCTCCTGAGTCACTTGCCAGCCCGCAGATGCATCTGCTCTCCGGCGCGACCATGCTGGGTGCGTTCTTTATCCTGACCGACCCGGTCACAGCGTCTACCACCAATCGCGGTCGCCTGATTTTCGGCGCGCTCGCCGGGCTGCTGGTGTGGCTTATTCGTAGCTTTGGCGGCTACCCGGACGGTGTTGCCTTCGCCGTCCTGCTTGCCAACATCACCGTTCCGCTCATTGACTACTACACGCGTCCGCGTGTGTATGGTCATCGTTAA
- the rnfE gene encoding electron transport complex subunit E — translation MSQVKEVIVQGLWKNNSALVQLLGMCPLLAVTSTATNALGLGLATTLVLTLTNLSISALRRWTPSEIRIPIYVMIIASVVSIVQMLINAYAFGLYQSLGIFIPLIVTNCIVVGRAEAFAVKNSPAMSALDGFSIGMGATCAMFVLGSLREILGNGTLFDGADALLGGWAKALRIEVFHTDTPFLLAMLPPGAFIGLGMMLAVKYLIDEKRKRRAAERSVQEGIPEKAS, via the coding sequence ATGAGCCAGGTTAAAGAGGTTATCGTCCAGGGGCTGTGGAAAAACAACTCCGCACTGGTGCAATTGCTGGGGATGTGCCCGCTGCTGGCAGTGACATCCACCGCCACCAACGCGCTTGGCCTGGGGCTGGCGACAACGCTGGTGCTGACCCTGACCAACCTGTCCATCTCCGCGCTGCGACGCTGGACACCGTCGGAAATCCGCATTCCGATTTACGTGATGATCATCGCTTCGGTGGTGAGTATCGTTCAGATGCTGATTAACGCCTATGCTTTTGGTCTGTACCAGTCTCTGGGGATTTTTATTCCGCTTATCGTGACCAACTGTATTGTGGTCGGACGCGCTGAAGCCTTTGCGGTGAAGAACAGCCCGGCAATGTCAGCCCTGGATGGTTTTTCCATCGGCATGGGTGCGACCTGCGCAATGTTTGTTCTGGGATCTCTGCGTGAAATTCTGGGCAACGGAACGCTGTTTGACGGTGCCGATGCGCTGCTGGGCGGCTGGGCAAAAGCGTTGCGTATCGAGGTGTTCCATACGGATACACCATTCCTGCTGGCGATGTTACCGCCGGGCGCTTTTATTGGCCTCGGCATGATGCTGGCGGTAAAATATCTGATTGATGAGAAACGTAAACGCCGTGCTGCCGAGCGCAGCGTACAGGAAGGGATACCCGAGAAGGCCTCATGA
- the add gene encoding adenosine deaminase gives MIDTSLPLTDIHRHLDGNIRAQTILDLGRQFNLTLPAQTLETLIPHVQVTSNEPDLVSFLSKLDWGVKMLASLDACRRVAFENIEDAARNGLHYVELRFSPGYMAMNHNLPVAGVVEAVIEGVREGCKAFDVQARLIGIMSRTFGEAACLQELEALLAHRDQITAVDLAGDELGFPGHLFLSHFNRARDAGWHITVHAGEAAGPESIWQAIRELGAERIGHGVKAVEDRALMDFLAEQRIGIESCLTSNIQTSTVPTLAQHPLKTFLEHDVLASLNTDDPAVQGVDIIHEYNIAAPQAGLSREQIRQAQINGLESAFLTPAEKQALREKVAQK, from the coding sequence ATGATTGATACAAGCCTTCCTTTAACTGATATTCATCGTCACCTTGACGGTAACATTCGTGCCCAAACCATTCTCGATCTTGGCCGCCAGTTCAATTTAACTCTTCCTGCTCAAACGCTTGAAACCTTGATCCCTCACGTTCAGGTCACCTCAAATGAACCGGATCTGGTCAGTTTTCTGAGCAAGCTCGACTGGGGCGTGAAAATGCTGGCCTCGCTGGACGCCTGCCGCCGTGTCGCCTTTGAGAACATTGAAGATGCTGCCCGTAACGGCCTGCATTATGTCGAACTGCGCTTCTCGCCAGGTTATATGGCAATGAACCACAACCTGCCGGTTGCAGGTGTGGTGGAAGCCGTGATTGAAGGCGTGCGCGAAGGGTGCAAAGCCTTCGATGTACAGGCGCGTCTGATTGGCATTATGAGCCGTACGTTCGGTGAAGCGGCCTGCCTGCAGGAACTGGAAGCGCTGCTGGCACATCGTGACCAGATCACCGCCGTCGATCTGGCCGGTGACGAGCTGGGCTTCCCGGGTCATCTGTTCCTCTCTCATTTCAACCGCGCACGCGATGCTGGCTGGCATATCACCGTTCATGCAGGCGAAGCGGCAGGCCCGGAAAGTATCTGGCAGGCGATCCGTGAACTGGGTGCCGAGCGTATTGGCCACGGCGTGAAGGCAGTAGAAGATCGCGCGCTGATGGATTTCCTTGCAGAACAGCGCATTGGCATTGAATCTTGCCTGACCTCCAACATCCAGACCAGCACGGTGCCAACGCTGGCGCAGCATCCGCTGAAAACGTTCCTGGAGCATGACGTTCTGGCCTCGCTGAACACCGACGATCCGGCCGTTCAGGGGGTGGATATTATCCACGAATACAACATCGCTGCACCGCAGGCGGGGCTGAGCCGCGAGCAGATCCGTCAGGCACAAATTAACGGGCTGGAAAGTGCCTTCTTAACACCAGCGGAGAAACAGGCGCTACGCGAGAAGGTCGCTCAGAAGTAA
- the rnfB gene encoding electron transport complex subunit B — MNAIWIAIASISVLGLMFGLILGYASRRFAVEDDPVVEKIDELLPQSQCGQCGYPGCRPYAEAVGIQGEKINRCAPGGEAVMLKIAALLNVDPQPVDGDAEVQEPVRALAVIDEANCIGCTKCIQACPVDAIVGATRAMHTVVADLCTGCNLCVAPCPTQCIELRPVETTTESWKWDLQTIPVRIIPVEQHA, encoded by the coding sequence ATGAATGCTATCTGGATTGCCATCGCCTCCATCAGCGTCCTGGGGTTGATGTTTGGCCTGATTCTGGGTTACGCCTCCCGTCGGTTTGCGGTCGAGGACGATCCGGTTGTAGAAAAAATTGATGAGCTCCTGCCGCAAAGCCAGTGTGGGCAATGTGGTTACCCTGGCTGTCGCCCCTATGCAGAAGCCGTCGGTATTCAGGGTGAGAAAATCAACCGCTGTGCGCCAGGTGGCGAAGCGGTGATGCTGAAAATAGCGGCCCTGCTTAACGTTGATCCGCAGCCTGTTGATGGTGATGCGGAGGTACAGGAGCCGGTTCGGGCCCTTGCCGTGATCGACGAAGCAAACTGTATTGGCTGCACCAAATGTATTCAGGCCTGCCCTGTCGACGCCATTGTTGGCGCAACCCGCGCCATGCATACCGTAGTGGCAGATCTGTGCACCGGCTGTAATCTCTGCGTGGCCCCCTGCCCGACACAGTGCATAGAATTGCGTCCGGTCGAAACGACTACCGAAAGCTGGAAGTGGGATCTTCAAACCATTCCGGTTCGCATCATTCCTGTGGAACAACATGCTTAA
- the rnfC gene encoding electron transport complex subunit C: MLKLFSAFRKEKIWDFDGGIHPPEMKTQSNGTPLRQIPLATRYVMPLKQHIGAEGELCVKEGDIVLRGQPLTFGRGRMLPIHAPTSGKVVSIAPHTVAHPSALSELSVVIEADGEDRWIDRDGWSDYRTQSREALIERIHQFGVAGLGGAGFPTGTKLRGGGDKIQTLIINAAECEPYITADDRLMQDCAAQVVEGIRILAHILQPRDVLIGIEDNKSQAISMLRAVLAGCHDISLRVIPTKYPSGGAKQLTQILTGKQVPHGGRSSDIGVLMQNVGTAYAVKRAVIDGEPLTERVVTLTGESVSRPGNVWARLGTPVRHLLDQAGFCPGSDQMVIMGGPLMGFTLPWLDVPVVKITNCLLAPSPTEMGEEQEEKGCIRCSACADACPADLLPQQLYWYSKGQLHDKAKAHNLADCIECGACAWVCPSNIPLVQYFRQEKAEIYAISQEEKRAADAKARFEARQARLEREKMARQERHKQAAVQPGEKDQDAINAALARVREKKATAAQTVVIPAGEKPDNSEAIAAREARKAAARARQAEKAQDVQPEVNADPRKAAVEAAIARAKARKAGQQDVVVEPEQVDPRKAAVEAAIARAKARKAAQLEQTTESDAPVDPRKAAVEAAIARAKARKAAQQEEQPLTANDDPRKAAVAAAIARVQAKKAAQQAVNED, from the coding sequence ATGCTTAAGTTATTTTCTGCGTTCAGAAAAGAGAAGATTTGGGACTTTGACGGCGGTATTCATCCGCCAGAGATGAAAACCCAGTCCAACGGTACGCCGCTGCGTCAAATTCCGCTGGCCACCCGTTACGTCATGCCGCTGAAACAACATATCGGCGCGGAAGGTGAACTGTGCGTAAAAGAAGGTGACATTGTCCTTCGCGGCCAGCCGCTGACCTTTGGTCGCGGACGTATGCTGCCGATACACGCCCCAACGTCCGGCAAAGTGGTGTCGATTGCGCCCCATACCGTTGCCCACCCTTCTGCACTGTCTGAACTGAGCGTCGTTATTGAAGCCGACGGTGAAGATCGCTGGATAGACCGTGACGGCTGGAGCGACTACCGCACCCAGAGTCGTGAAGCACTTATCGAACGCATTCATCAGTTCGGCGTTGCCGGTCTGGGTGGTGCAGGGTTCCCGACGGGCACCAAACTGCGCGGCGGCGGCGATAAAATTCAGACGCTGATCATCAATGCCGCCGAGTGCGAGCCATATATCACCGCCGATGACCGTCTGATGCAGGACTGTGCTGCACAGGTAGTGGAAGGTATCCGTATCCTCGCGCACATCCTGCAGCCGCGCGACGTGCTGATTGGTATTGAAGATAACAAATCGCAGGCCATTTCCATGCTGCGCGCAGTACTGGCAGGCTGTCATGATATCAGCCTGCGCGTTATCCCGACTAAATACCCGTCAGGTGGCGCGAAACAGCTGACACAAATTTTGACCGGTAAACAGGTTCCGCACGGCGGACGCTCCTCCGATATTGGCGTGCTGATGCAAAACGTCGGTACCGCCTATGCCGTGAAGCGTGCAGTGATTGACGGTGAACCGCTGACCGAGCGCGTGGTGACGCTGACCGGGGAGTCAGTTTCCCGGCCTGGCAACGTCTGGGCGCGTCTGGGTACGCCAGTGCGTCATCTTCTGGATCAGGCCGGGTTCTGCCCTGGCAGTGACCAGATGGTGATTATGGGGGGCCCTCTGATGGGCTTTACCCTGCCGTGGCTGGATGTCCCGGTCGTGAAGATCACCAACTGCCTGCTCGCCCCTTCCCCGACGGAAATGGGCGAAGAGCAGGAAGAGAAAGGCTGTATTCGTTGTAGCGCCTGCGCCGACGCCTGCCCGGCGGATCTGCTCCCGCAGCAGTTGTACTGGTACAGCAAAGGTCAGCTGCACGATAAAGCCAAAGCACATAACCTTGCCGACTGTATAGAATGCGGTGCCTGCGCCTGGGTGTGTCCAAGCAACATCCCGCTGGTGCAATATTTCCGTCAGGAGAAGGCTGAAATTTATGCCATCTCCCAGGAAGAGAAACGCGCTGCCGACGCAAAAGCCCGTTTTGAAGCCCGTCAGGCACGACTCGAACGCGAGAAAATGGCCCGTCAGGAGCGCCATAAGCAGGCAGCCGTCCAGCCTGGAGAGAAAGATCAGGATGCGATAAACGCCGCGCTGGCTCGCGTGCGGGAGAAAAAAGCTACCGCCGCACAAACCGTGGTGATCCCGGCAGGCGAGAAACCGGATAACAGCGAAGCCATTGCCGCCCGTGAAGCGCGTAAGGCCGCAGCACGCGCACGTCAGGCAGAGAAAGCACAAGACGTACAGCCGGAAGTGAACGCCGATCCGCGTAAAGCTGCCGTTGAAGCGGCTATTGCTCGCGCCAAAGCGCGTAAAGCCGGACAGCAGGACGTGGTTGTTGAGCCTGAACAGGTTGACCCACGTAAGGCTGCAGTGGAAGCGGCTATCGCCCGCGCCAAAGCGCGTAAAGCCGCGCAGCTGGAGCAAACCACGGAGTCAGACGCGCCGGTTGATCCGCGCAAAGCTGCCGTTGAAGCAGCGATTGCCCGGGCCAAAGCACGCAAAGCGGCACAGCAGGAAGAACAGCCCCTGACCGCAAATGACGATCCACGCAAAGCCGCCGTCGCTGCCGCGATTGCGCGCGTTCAGGCGAAGAAAGCCGCACAGCAAGCAGTTAACGAGGATTAA
- a CDS encoding nucleoid-associated protein: MVLLTFIWKLINMTVQDYLLKFRKINSLESLEKLFDHLNYTLSDNQDIINMYRAADHRRAELVSGGRLFNVGEVPKSVWRYVL, encoded by the coding sequence ATGGTATTACTCACTTTTATATGGAAACTTATTAACATGACAGTTCAGGACTATTTATTAAAATTTCGCAAGATCAATTCCCTTGAGAGCCTGGAAAAACTGTTTGACCATCTGAACTACACGCTGTCGGATAATCAGGACATCATTAATATGTATCGCGCCGCTGACCATCGCCGTGCGGAGCTTGTCTCTGGTGGCCGTTTGTTCAACGTCGGTGAAGTGCCTAAATCTGTATGGCGTTACGTTTTATAA
- a CDS encoding PTS maltose transporter subunit IICB, whose amino-acid sequence MTAKAAQKISLWEFFQQLGKTFMLPVALLSFCGIMLGIGSSLSSNDVITLIPFLGNPVLQAIFIWMSKVGSFAFSFLPVMFCIAIPLGLARENKGVAAFAGFVGYAVMNLAVNFWLTAKGILPTTDAAILKANNIQSVIGIQSIDTGILGAVIAGVIIWMLHERFHNIRLPDALAFFGGTRFVPIITLVVMGLFGLIIPLIWPVFALGINGIGRIINGAGDFGPMIFGTGERLLLPFGLQHILVALIRFTEAGGTMDVCGHDVSGALTIFQAQLSCPTTHGFSESATRFLSQGKMPAFLGGLPGAALAMYHCARPENRHKIKGLLISGVIACVVGGTTEPIEFLFLFVAPVLYLIHAVLTGLGFTTMAILGVTIGNTDGNVIDFVVFGILHGLSTKWYLVPVVAAIWFAVYYAIFRFAITRFNLKTPGRDTDSATSVEQAVAGTVGKSGYNTPAILAALGGADNITSLDNCITRLRLSVADMSKVDTNALKANRAIGVVQLNQHNLQVVIGPQVQSVKDELTTLMRTVEA is encoded by the coding sequence ATGACGGCAAAAGCGGCACAAAAAATATCGCTGTGGGAGTTTTTCCAGCAACTGGGTAAAACCTTTATGCTGCCCGTGGCACTACTCTCTTTCTGCGGGATCATGCTCGGGATCGGCAGTTCGCTGAGCAGTAATGATGTCATCACGCTGATCCCATTCCTTGGCAACCCTGTGCTGCAGGCGATTTTTATCTGGATGAGTAAAGTCGGCTCCTTTGCGTTTAGCTTCCTGCCGGTCATGTTCTGTATCGCTATCCCATTGGGTCTGGCACGTGAAAACAAAGGCGTGGCCGCATTTGCCGGCTTCGTCGGTTACGCGGTCATGAACCTTGCGGTCAACTTCTGGCTGACCGCGAAAGGCATTCTGCCAACGACCGATGCTGCCATCCTGAAAGCCAACAACATCCAGAGCGTGATTGGTATTCAGTCCATTGATACCGGGATCCTCGGTGCCGTGATCGCAGGAGTGATCATCTGGATGCTGCACGAGCGTTTCCACAACATCCGTCTGCCTGATGCGCTGGCATTCTTTGGCGGCACCCGCTTTGTTCCGATCATCACGCTCGTCGTAATGGGGCTGTTTGGTCTGATCATCCCCCTGATTTGGCCGGTCTTCGCGCTGGGTATCAACGGTATTGGTCGCATCATTAACGGTGCCGGTGATTTTGGCCCGATGATCTTCGGTACCGGCGAGCGCCTGCTGTTGCCATTCGGTCTGCAACATATTCTGGTGGCCCTGATTCGCTTTACCGAAGCAGGCGGAACGATGGATGTGTGTGGACACGATGTGAGCGGTGCGCTGACCATCTTCCAGGCTCAGCTCAGCTGTCCGACAACGCACGGCTTCTCCGAGAGTGCGACCCGCTTCCTGTCTCAGGGTAAAATGCCAGCCTTCCTGGGCGGTCTGCCGGGTGCCGCGCTGGCAATGTACCACTGTGCCCGCCCGGAAAACCGTCATAAAATTAAAGGTCTGCTGATTTCCGGTGTGATCGCCTGCGTCGTGGGCGGCACCACGGAGCCAATCGAATTCCTGTTCCTGTTCGTCGCGCCAGTGCTGTACCTCATCCACGCCGTGTTGACCGGTCTGGGCTTTACCACGATGGCCATCCTGGGCGTGACTATCGGTAATACTGACGGCAACGTGATTGACTTCGTGGTGTTCGGGATCCTGCACGGCCTCTCCACCAAATGGTACCTGGTACCGGTGGTGGCCGCTATCTGGTTCGCGGTGTACTACGCTATCTTCCGCTTCGCCATCACCCGCTTTAACCTGAAAACGCCGGGCCGTGATACCGACTCCGCCACCAGCGTTGAACAGGCGGTTGCAGGTACGGTGGGCAAATCGGGCTATAACACCCCTGCTATCCTCGCGGCGCTGGGCGGTGCGGATAACATTACCTCGCTGGACAACTGCATCACCCGTCTGCGTTTGTCGGTGGCAGATATGTCCAAAGTTGATACCAATGCCCTGAAAGCCAACCGGGCCATCGGCGTGGTACAGTTAAATCAGCATAATTTGCAGGTGGTCATCGGCCCGCAGGTACAGTCAGTGAAAGACGAACTGACCACCCTGATGCGTACAGTAGAAGCCTGA
- the rnfG gene encoding electron transport complex subunit G, protein MLKTMQKHGVTLAIFAAVLTGLTALVNALTKTTIDEQAAKQQKALFDQVIPSDVYDNDLQKSCFVVQAPQLGKGTHRVFIARKGDKAVGAVMEATAPDGYSGAIQLLVGSDFSGTVLGTRVTAHHETPGLGDKIELRLSDWILHFAGKVIHGETDTAFAVKKDGGEFDQFTGATITPRAVVNAVKRAGLYAETLPAQINNLPACEE, encoded by the coding sequence ATGCTGAAAACAATGCAAAAACATGGCGTCACGCTGGCCATTTTCGCCGCCGTCCTGACAGGGCTGACGGCGCTGGTAAACGCACTGACCAAAACGACCATTGATGAACAGGCAGCGAAGCAGCAAAAAGCGTTGTTCGATCAGGTGATTCCGTCTGACGTCTACGATAATGATCTGCAGAAAAGCTGTTTCGTGGTGCAGGCACCGCAGTTAGGCAAAGGCACACATCGCGTCTTTATTGCCCGCAAAGGGGATAAGGCCGTGGGCGCGGTCATGGAAGCGACGGCCCCCGACGGGTATTCCGGTGCCATTCAACTGCTCGTTGGCAGCGATTTTTCCGGTACCGTGCTGGGTACCCGCGTGACGGCACATCATGAAACGCCAGGGCTGGGAGATAAAATCGAACTGCGTCTGAGCGACTGGATTTTGCATTTTGCCGGTAAAGTGATCCACGGTGAGACAGACACGGCTTTCGCCGTGAAGAAAGATGGCGGCGAATTCGACCAGTTCACGGGCGCAACCATTACCCCGCGCGCCGTCGTCAATGCCGTAAAACGAGCCGGGTTGTATGCAGAAACACTGCCCGCGCAAATTAATAATCTTCCGGCCTGTGAGGAGTAG
- the rnfA gene encoding electron transport complex subunit A: MTDYLLLFVGTVLVNNFVLVKFLGLCPFMGVSKKLETAMGMGLATTFVMTLASVCAWWIDTWILIPLGLTYLRTLAFILVIAVVVQFTEMVVRKTSPALYRLLGIFLPLITTNCAVLGVALLNINLGHNFMQSALYGFSAAVGFSLVMVLFASIRERLAAADIPAPFRGNAIALVTAGLMSLAFMGFSGLVKL; the protein is encoded by the coding sequence ATGACCGATTACTTACTGCTCTTTGTCGGGACTGTGCTGGTTAACAACTTCGTTCTGGTGAAGTTTCTTGGCCTGTGCCCGTTTATGGGGGTTTCCAAAAAGCTGGAAACTGCAATGGGCATGGGGCTGGCGACAACCTTCGTCATGACGCTGGCCTCTGTCTGCGCGTGGTGGATTGATACCTGGATCCTCATCCCGCTGGGGTTAACCTATCTCCGCACACTGGCCTTTATCCTGGTTATCGCGGTTGTTGTGCAATTTACCGAAATGGTGGTGCGCAAAACCAGCCCTGCGCTGTATCGCCTACTGGGCATCTTTTTGCCGCTGATCACCACCAACTGCGCCGTACTTGGCGTGGCACTGCTGAACATCAACCTCGGGCATAACTTCATGCAATCGGCGCTGTATGGCTTCTCTGCCGCCGTCGGTTTCTCGCTGGTGATGGTGCTGTTTGCCTCTATTCGTGAACGCCTGGCGGCTGCGGACATCCCTGCGCCCTTTCGCGGGAATGCGATTGCACTGGTGACCGCAGGTTTAATGTCTTTGGCCTTTATGGGCTTTAGTGGGCTGGTGAAGTTGTAA
- a CDS encoding aminotransferase has translation MFDFSSVVDRHGTWCTQWDYVADRFGAADLLPFTISDMDFATAPCITDALHQRINHGVFGYSRWKNDEFLAAVAHWFRQRFNSRINTDTVVYGPSVIYMVSELIRLWSKPGDGVVVHTPAYDAFYKAIEGNARNVVAVAMEKQATGWQGNMAALEAALAKPENKILLLCSPQNPTGKVWTRDELTLMADLCARYDVAVISDEIHMDMVWGEHRHTPWNEVARGKWALLTSGSKSFNIPALTGAYGLIGDDDSRHGYLSALKGRDGLSSPSVLALTAHIAAYQQGEPWLDALRAYLEENLRYIAHELNSAFPKLNWQPPEATYLAWIDLRPLNIDEQALQKVLIEQEKVAIMPGYTYGKEGNGFIRLNAGCPRSKLEQGVKRLISGVNTLL, from the coding sequence ATGTTTGATTTTTCATCCGTGGTGGATCGTCACGGTACCTGGTGTACCCAGTGGGATTATGTCGCTGACCGCTTTGGAGCCGCAGACCTGCTGCCTTTCACCATCTCCGATATGGATTTCGCCACCGCCCCCTGCATTACCGACGCGCTGCACCAGCGAATCAATCACGGCGTGTTTGGCTATAGCCGCTGGAAAAACGATGAGTTTCTGGCCGCCGTCGCGCACTGGTTCCGTCAACGCTTTAACAGCCGTATCAATACCGATACTGTCGTTTACGGGCCTTCCGTTATCTATATGGTGTCCGAACTGATTCGTCTCTGGTCAAAACCCGGCGACGGTGTCGTCGTTCATACCCCGGCGTATGATGCTTTTTATAAAGCCATCGAGGGTAATGCACGTAATGTGGTTGCAGTTGCGATGGAGAAACAGGCTACCGGCTGGCAGGGTAATATGGCCGCGCTTGAGGCCGCACTGGCAAAACCGGAAAACAAAATCCTGCTGCTGTGCAGCCCACAAAACCCGACGGGCAAGGTATGGACGCGCGATGAACTGACCCTCATGGCAGATCTTTGCGCACGTTATGATGTGGCGGTGATCAGCGATGAAATTCATATGGACATGGTGTGGGGAGAGCATCGTCATACCCCGTGGAACGAGGTTGCCCGTGGCAAATGGGCACTGCTGACTTCCGGCTCCAAGAGTTTTAATATTCCGGCGTTGACGGGCGCATACGGCCTTATTGGCGATGACGACAGCCGTCATGGCTACCTGAGTGCGCTAAAAGGCCGTGACGGGCTCTCTTCCCCTTCCGTGCTGGCGCTGACCGCGCATATTGCCGCCTATCAACAGGGTGAGCCGTGGCTGGATGCATTGCGGGCTTACCTGGAAGAGAATTTGCGTTATATCGCTCATGAATTGAACAGTGCTTTTCCGAAATTAAACTGGCAGCCACCTGAGGCCACCTATCTTGCGTGGATTGATTTACGCCCGTTAAACATTGATGAGCAGGCGCTGCAAAAAGTGCTGATTGAGCAGGAAAAAGTCGCCATCATGCCGGGATATACCTATGGAAAAGAGGGTAACGGTTTTATTCGCCTCAATGCGGGTTGCCCGCGCAGTAAGCTGGAACAAGGGGTGAAGCGGCTTATTTCCGGGGTGAACACCCTTCTGTAA
- a CDS encoding oxidoreductase — protein MSDSIRVGLIGYGYASKTFHAPLIAGTPGMTLAAVSSSDATKVHADWPTVPVVSEPKHLFNDPDIDLIVIPTPNDTHFPLAKAALEAAKHVVVDKPFTVTLSQARELDALARSSGRLLSVFHNRRWDSDFLTVKALLSEGTLGEIVYFESHFDRFRPQVRNRWRELAGPGSGIWYDLAPHLLDQTVNLFGLPVSMTVDLAQLRPGAQTTDYFHAILSYPQRRVVLHGTMLAAAESARYILHGTRGSYVKFGLDPQEDRLKNGERLPQEDWGYDMRDGVVTRVEGEEVVEETLLTLPGNYPAFYASVRDALNGVGENPIPASQAIQIMELIELGIESAKHRATLCLA, from the coding sequence ATGAGTGATAGCATCCGTGTCGGGCTTATTGGTTACGGGTATGCAAGTAAAACATTTCACGCGCCTCTGATTGCCGGAACGCCGGGAATGACGCTGGCGGCGGTTTCAAGCAGCGATGCAACCAAAGTGCATGCAGACTGGCCCACCGTTCCGGTGGTCTCTGAGCCCAAACATCTTTTCAACGATCCAGATATTGATTTAATTGTTATCCCCACCCCGAACGACACGCACTTTCCGCTGGCGAAGGCCGCACTGGAAGCCGCTAAGCATGTGGTTGTCGATAAACCCTTTACCGTGACGTTGTCACAGGCGCGTGAACTGGATGCGCTGGCAAGAAGTTCTGGCAGACTGCTGTCGGTATTCCACAACCGACGCTGGGACAGCGATTTTCTGACGGTAAAAGCGCTCCTCAGCGAGGGGACACTGGGGGAAATTGTTTATTTTGAATCGCATTTTGACCGTTTCCGTCCCCAGGTGCGTAACCGCTGGCGGGAACTGGCGGGGCCGGGTAGCGGTATCTGGTACGATTTAGCCCCGCATCTGCTCGACCAGACCGTGAATCTGTTTGGCCTGCCGGTAAGCATGACGGTTGATCTGGCTCAGCTCAGGCCTGGCGCACAAACGACGGATTACTTTCACGCAATCTTAAGTTACCCGCAGCGCCGTGTCGTGCTTCACGGAACGATGCTGGCCGCCGCAGAATCTGCGCGGTATATCCTCCACGGTACGCGGGGGAGCTACGTGAAGTTTGGTCTGGATCCGCAGGAAGACCGTCTGAAAAACGGGGAGCGTTTACCGCAGGAAGACTGGGGTTACGACATGCGGGATGGCGTAGTGACGCGTGTTGAAGGTGAGGAGGTGGTTGAGGAAACGCTGCTGACTCTGCCGGGTAACTATCCCGCGTTTTATGCCTCTGTCCGTGATGCGCTGAACGGTGTCGGGGAAAACCCGATTCCGGCCAGTCAGGCTATCCAGATTATGGAGCTGATCGAACTGGGGATTGAATCCGCCAAACATCGCGCGACGCTTTGTCTGGCGTAG